One Micromonospora craniellae genomic region harbors:
- a CDS encoding helix-turn-helix transcriptional regulator codes for MDVGQRVTAWRPAVDGIVEVLHATFTMHAYPMHTHGCWTLLVVDDGMIEYDLHRTRHGVLRSQVTLLPPDVAHDGRAASPDGFRKRVLYLDSTILDTGLIGAAVDAPNLTEPTLRRRVHLLHQALRQPGEGFAAQSRFALICEGLSRHLRPTPYVRPEPALARRLRGLLDERAVAGVTLETAARELDASPAHLVRSFTAAYGLAPHAYLTGRRIDEARRLLLRGVPAGQVAASTGFYDQPHLTRHFRRYLGVTPGRYAAGWPSRSTEARV; via the coding sequence GTGGATGTGGGTCAGCGGGTGACGGCGTGGCGGCCAGCCGTTGATGGCATCGTCGAGGTGCTGCACGCCACGTTCACCATGCACGCATACCCGATGCACACCCATGGCTGCTGGACGCTGCTGGTCGTCGACGATGGGATGATCGAGTACGACCTGCACCGTACCCGCCACGGCGTCCTGCGGTCCCAGGTGACGCTGCTGCCACCGGACGTCGCGCACGACGGTCGGGCCGCATCGCCGGACGGCTTCCGCAAGCGGGTGCTCTACCTGGATTCGACGATCCTCGACACGGGACTCATCGGCGCGGCGGTGGACGCCCCGAATCTGACCGAGCCGACGCTACGGAGGCGGGTCCATCTGCTGCACCAGGCGCTGCGCCAGCCCGGTGAGGGGTTCGCCGCGCAGAGCCGCTTCGCGCTCATCTGCGAAGGGCTCTCCCGGCACCTCCGCCCGACACCCTATGTCCGGCCCGAACCGGCACTGGCTCGTCGGCTGCGCGGCCTGCTGGACGAACGGGCGGTGGCCGGAGTGACGCTGGAAACGGCGGCCCGAGAACTCGATGCCAGCCCAGCGCACCTGGTGCGTTCGTTCACTGCCGCGTACGGCTTGGCACCGCATGCGTACCTCACCGGACGCCGCATCGACGAGGCTCGCCGGCTGCTACTGCGGGGTGTACCGGCGGGTCAGGTCGCCGCCTCCACCGGCTTCTACGATCAACCCCATCTGACCCGGCACTTCCGCCGCTACCTGGGCGTCACCCCGGGCCGGTACGCTGCCGGGTGGCCTTCTCGCAGTACGGAAGCCAGAGTTTGA
- a CDS encoding pentapeptide repeat-containing protein — translation MRTTTVGDVTILLPDLDPEDLDQVTDLFDDEVRDVLFDGVSWRGGQLADRSIRGCRITSADLGEVSWEAGALYGCEIVGTDLSGATLTGISIERCAFTGSRFTGTRLIDVRLKDILFDNCRFDYATLNRVSAAGSVAFTNCTFGHGNWSSCRLPGIALRSCVLGHLELESCRLDGADLRGNRLHDLRTPLDNLKGVFLGEDQLSDLTRLTVEALNIALRAEG, via the coding sequence ATGCGGACGACGACCGTGGGTGACGTGACCATTCTCCTGCCGGACCTCGATCCGGAGGACCTGGACCAGGTCACTGATCTGTTCGACGATGAGGTCCGAGACGTGCTCTTCGATGGGGTTTCCTGGCGTGGCGGGCAGCTTGCGGACCGGAGCATCCGAGGCTGCCGGATCACCAGCGCGGACCTCGGTGAGGTCAGCTGGGAAGCCGGGGCGCTCTACGGGTGCGAGATCGTGGGGACGGACCTGTCCGGGGCGACCCTCACGGGCATCAGCATCGAGCGGTGCGCGTTCACGGGATCCCGTTTCACCGGCACTCGGCTTATTGACGTCCGCCTCAAAGATATCCTTTTCGACAACTGCCGGTTCGACTACGCCACCCTGAACCGCGTCAGCGCCGCCGGCTCGGTGGCCTTCACCAACTGCACCTTCGGCCACGGCAATTGGTCATCCTGCCGCCTGCCCGGTATCGCGCTGCGTTCCTGCGTTCTCGGGCACCTGGAGTTGGAATCCTGCCGCCTCGACGGCGCCGATCTGCGGGGCAACCGACTGCACGACCTCAGGACACCGTTGGACAACCTGAAAGGCGTCTTCCTCGGTGAAGATCAACTCTCTGATCTCACTCGCCTGACTGTCGAGGCCCTGAACATCGCCCTCCGCGCCGAGGGCTGA
- a CDS encoding tryptophan--tRNA ligase, protein MGSTARRVSLTGIKPTGEPHLGNYIGAILPALRLADSYESLYFIADYHALTTIRDRELMQHYTRSVAATWLTAGLDPDRTTFYRQSDVPEIFELNWILACMAGKGLMNRAHAYKAARDRNREAGKDDLDAGVNMGLFNYPVLMAVDILIMDADVVPVGRDQVQHVEYAADIAGSFNAVYGDRFKFKIPTAVIPDEGSAHTLPGTDGRKMSKSYGNTIPLFAPEPSLRKLVRRIPTDSVPVEEPKDPDSAAVFKLLERFGEVDVVADTRARLSAGGMGWGEVKAHLADALVAEFAPLRERYEALMAQGSELDDLLAHGADKARKQTRPLLDRVRDAIGIG, encoded by the coding sequence ATGGGTTCGACGGCGCGAAGGGTATCGCTGACCGGCATCAAGCCGACCGGTGAGCCGCATCTGGGCAACTACATCGGCGCGATCCTGCCGGCTCTGCGTTTGGCTGACAGTTACGAGTCGCTGTACTTCATCGCTGACTATCACGCGCTGACGACGATCCGCGATCGTGAGCTGATGCAGCACTACACCCGCTCCGTGGCGGCCACCTGGCTGACGGCCGGACTCGACCCGGATCGCACCACGTTCTACCGCCAGTCGGATGTCCCGGAGATCTTCGAGCTGAACTGGATCCTGGCGTGTATGGCCGGCAAGGGCCTGATGAACCGGGCGCACGCCTACAAAGCGGCGCGTGACCGCAACCGGGAAGCCGGCAAGGATGATCTTGACGCCGGTGTGAACATGGGCCTGTTCAACTACCCGGTGCTGATGGCGGTCGACATCCTCATCATGGACGCCGACGTGGTGCCTGTCGGTCGCGACCAGGTCCAGCACGTCGAGTACGCGGCAGACATCGCTGGCAGTTTCAACGCCGTCTACGGAGACCGGTTCAAGTTCAAGATCCCCACTGCTGTCATTCCTGACGAGGGGTCGGCGCACACCCTGCCCGGCACCGATGGTCGCAAGATGAGTAAGTCGTACGGCAACACGATCCCCTTGTTCGCGCCAGAGCCCAGCCTGCGGAAACTGGTGCGGCGTATCCCGACTGACAGCGTGCCGGTGGAGGAACCGAAGGACCCGGACTCGGCTGCGGTGTTCAAGCTGCTTGAGCGGTTCGGCGAGGTGGACGTGGTCGCCGACACGCGGGCGCGGCTGTCGGCCGGCGGGATGGGCTGGGGAGAGGTCAAGGCGCATCTCGCTGACGCGCTCGTCGCCGAGTTCGCGCCGCTTCGGGAGCGTTACGAGGCGCTGATGGCGCAGGGGAGCGAACTGGACGACCTTCTCGCCCACGGTGCGGACAAGGCCCGGAAGCAGACCAGGCCGTTGCTGGATCGGGTGAGAGACGCCATCGGCATCGGATAG
- a CDS encoding HAD family hydrolase: MLADRMRHLGIQITDQECATAFAGLDQAVAARLIADRLGGAVPTGWFDALTVVVDTALRAEVAPVPGVAALLQQLRVPFCVASNGRPEKVALTLGVCGLAPYFEGRIFTAAEVAHGKPAPDLFLLAASRMGVPPARCVVVEDSESGVVAARSAGMRVLRYAPDGSTSGSVRTFGDLAELPSLLGLADTNNSISVRADSR; the protein is encoded by the coding sequence GTGCTCGCCGACCGGATGCGGCACCTGGGTATCCAGATCACCGACCAGGAGTGCGCCACGGCGTTCGCCGGTCTCGATCAAGCAGTGGCGGCCCGGCTGATCGCCGATCGCCTGGGCGGTGCCGTGCCCACCGGTTGGTTCGACGCACTGACGGTCGTGGTGGATACCGCGCTGCGTGCCGAGGTGGCCCCGGTGCCCGGGGTCGCTGCATTGCTGCAGCAGCTTCGTGTTCCTTTCTGCGTGGCGTCGAACGGACGTCCCGAGAAGGTCGCGTTGACCCTGGGCGTCTGTGGCCTGGCGCCGTACTTCGAGGGCCGGATCTTCACGGCCGCCGAGGTCGCGCATGGCAAACCTGCTCCTGATCTCTTCCTGCTGGCGGCGTCCAGGATGGGCGTACCACCTGCCCGCTGCGTCGTCGTCGAGGACAGCGAGTCGGGAGTGGTGGCTGCACGCAGCGCAGGAATGCGCGTCCTGCGGTACGCGCCCGATGGCTCCACGTCAGGGTCGGTCCGAACTTTCGGGGACCTGGCGGAGTTGCCGTCGTTGCTCGGCCTTGCCGATACCAACAACAGCATTTCGGTACGCGCCGACAGCCGATGA
- a CDS encoding DUF429 domain-containing protein: protein MLTLGVDLAAADKRTAMATIEWLSDRAVVRNLVLDVGDAQIVKASQDADKVGLDCPLGWPEPFAALVTAHRSGHVTVADGDAAQWRRRLAYRVTDEVVRETTGIIPLSVAADRIAHAAFRCAGLLAMLAAADQDVDRCGDGRIVEVYPAAALFRWGLAYRGYKGRGQKTQHADLVTALCAAAPWLELGASEALCRRSHDAFDAVVAALNARAAAIGRATRPDDEQRQVAGVEGWIALPTGPLSDLVDGAEAGGRRPWPRG, encoded by the coding sequence GTGCTGACCCTCGGCGTCGACCTCGCAGCGGCGGACAAACGTACGGCGATGGCGACCATCGAATGGCTGTCGGACCGCGCAGTGGTTCGAAACCTGGTCCTGGACGTGGGCGATGCCCAGATCGTCAAGGCCAGCCAGGACGCGGACAAGGTCGGGTTGGACTGCCCACTCGGCTGGCCCGAACCCTTCGCCGCGCTCGTCACGGCCCACCGGTCCGGCCACGTCACCGTCGCCGACGGCGATGCCGCACAGTGGCGGCGTCGTCTGGCCTACCGGGTGACCGACGAGGTGGTACGCGAGACGACCGGCATCATTCCGCTCAGCGTGGCCGCGGACCGCATCGCTCATGCCGCTTTCCGATGTGCCGGGCTGTTGGCGATGCTGGCCGCCGCCGACCAGGACGTCGACCGGTGCGGCGACGGCAGAATCGTCGAGGTGTACCCGGCCGCGGCCCTGTTCCGTTGGGGGTTGGCCTACCGCGGTTACAAGGGACGGGGCCAGAAGACGCAGCATGCCGACCTCGTGACCGCGCTCTGCGCGGCCGCACCCTGGCTGGAACTGGGCGCTTCCGAGGCGCTGTGTCGCCGCAGCCACGACGCCTTCGACGCGGTCGTCGCGGCCCTCAACGCGCGTGCCGCCGCCATAGGCAGGGCGACCCGACCCGACGACGAGCAGCGGCAGGTCGCAGGGGTCGAGGGCTGGATCGCCCTGCCCACGGGGCCGCTCAGCGACCTTGTCGACGGCGCCGAAGCGGGCGGGAGGCGTCCATGGCCTCGGGGCTGA
- a CDS encoding DUF6361 family protein, whose protein sequence is MRELLKLFSDTQSRDELGVGQVRDAFSDLLFPGTSVLQNRARYLLIVPWCYQEAQKRGLRGDRLAARVDRNERKVIAALLRGSDTEGMIGSRAGVGVRTLPSNIYAVALQEYGIRSGADDTAPDRRLVSRLAEADELTERSRSSWIPTLPGAPANFPQEVEGGLRLHPDEARWLRERIIAAVPGTLLAYLLKPAHRPGSEGDAPWDEPAALAAPEPIGSLVRDAQRFSLAMHGAALLYNLLVAERYERAGLSEHEQPTARYRDRLSAWSDRVSAEQSLKGWDRSGMWTLLIEKNPRISTNVRARQFIERWLDAVTSGAAGEAISDPALRDLVGERERSVKKGQSRLVNDKLLRTWSGASGSRRLVFRWPQVRRILTDIHDGCAAGPSEAAGARA, encoded by the coding sequence ATGCGTGAGTTGCTCAAGCTCTTCAGCGACACGCAGAGCCGGGACGAGCTGGGCGTCGGTCAGGTCCGCGACGCGTTCAGCGACCTGCTGTTTCCCGGCACGTCGGTCCTGCAGAACCGGGCACGGTACCTGTTGATCGTGCCCTGGTGCTACCAGGAGGCGCAGAAGCGTGGGCTACGCGGTGACCGCCTCGCCGCGCGGGTCGACCGCAACGAGCGGAAGGTGATCGCCGCTCTACTGCGCGGCAGCGACACGGAGGGCATGATCGGCAGTCGTGCCGGAGTCGGGGTTCGCACCCTGCCCTCGAACATCTACGCCGTTGCTCTTCAGGAGTACGGCATCCGCAGCGGTGCGGATGACACGGCACCGGACCGACGGCTGGTATCCCGGCTGGCCGAGGCTGATGAGCTGACCGAGCGGTCACGCAGCAGCTGGATTCCGACCCTGCCCGGGGCACCGGCGAACTTTCCGCAGGAGGTCGAGGGTGGGCTTAGGTTACACCCGGACGAGGCCCGTTGGCTGCGCGAGCGGATCATCGCTGCGGTTCCCGGCACCCTGCTGGCGTACCTGCTCAAGCCCGCGCATCGCCCTGGGTCGGAGGGCGATGCGCCGTGGGACGAGCCGGCGGCGCTGGCCGCGCCGGAGCCGATCGGTTCCCTGGTTCGGGACGCGCAGCGCTTCTCGCTGGCCATGCATGGTGCGGCGCTGTTGTACAACCTGCTCGTCGCCGAGCGGTACGAGCGGGCGGGCCTGTCCGAGCACGAACAGCCGACGGCTCGCTACCGCGACAGGCTGTCGGCATGGAGCGATCGGGTGTCGGCGGAGCAGAGCCTTAAGGGCTGGGATCGGTCGGGGATGTGGACGCTGCTGATCGAGAAGAATCCCCGGATCAGCACGAACGTCAGGGCCCGGCAGTTCATCGAGCGGTGGCTCGACGCGGTGACCAGCGGGGCTGCCGGCGAGGCGATCAGCGACCCGGCCCTGCGGGATCTCGTCGGCGAGCGGGAGCGGTCGGTGAAGAAGGGCCAGTCGCGGTTGGTCAACGACAAGTTGTTGCGTACGTGGAGTGGCGCGTCGGGCAGTCGACGGCTGGTGTTCCGTTGGCCGCAGGTCCGCCGGATCCTCACCGACATCCACGACGGTTGCGCTGCTGGTCCTTCGGAGGCTGCCGGTGCTCGCGCCTGA
- a CDS encoding phospholipase D family protein has translation MLAPDSRALLLDSLRPPPGARLCRAAALTFTLDLESLLVAPLAFAAHGLRESADPIAVMEGVRRCADRIDVFCQAGQIVVPSGASALLAFVEPMVHEVHRPKPGHLFHPKLWALRFIDDTTGEVSLRLLVLSRNLTKDRGWDVCLRLDGVPGTRPRADNRPLADLLRYAVRLAVTPLPAARHAAIEALCEDLRRADWELPEDARSMVFHALGVPGSRPPDFAGTRHLVISPFCTPGGLNRCAPSGMLSVVSRQEALDRLPEESLTGAEAFVVSALAGLPAEEAPPGQEVLHGLHAKVYVVEKGHQARVLLGSANATDAAFGGNVELLVELIGSRNRWGTNALLGPDAGFREILERHERRDVTEPEPDTGLLRDLIRDIAALPMSATVTTSAVGYEIRLDSQESVPEVTGVRITVQLHTRRGEAVSLVPGQPVSAVFVGLALADITPFVLVVAEDRTGREQTVVLATLIGDPAHRLDHVLAQQIDTPEKFLRFLLLMLGLGTEAAAAVSGDAGGQGVWRTGGTGILELLLNALVDRPEQLDDLARLVARIEADGDSRRLLPPGFTELWRVIDQARDARAEAVGR, from the coding sequence GTGCTCGCGCCTGACTCCCGCGCGCTGTTGCTCGACTCGTTGCGCCCACCGCCGGGGGCGCGGTTGTGCCGGGCGGCGGCGTTGACGTTCACCCTGGATCTGGAGAGTCTGCTGGTCGCACCGTTGGCGTTCGCCGCGCATGGCCTGCGGGAGTCGGCGGACCCGATCGCGGTCATGGAGGGTGTACGGCGCTGCGCGGACCGCATCGACGTGTTCTGTCAGGCGGGGCAGATCGTGGTGCCGTCAGGGGCGTCGGCGCTGTTGGCGTTCGTCGAGCCCATGGTGCACGAGGTGCACCGCCCCAAGCCGGGTCACCTGTTCCACCCGAAGCTGTGGGCGCTGCGGTTCATCGACGACACGACGGGAGAGGTGTCGCTGCGGCTGCTGGTGCTCAGCCGCAATCTGACCAAGGATCGCGGCTGGGACGTGTGCCTTCGGTTGGATGGCGTGCCCGGCACCCGCCCGAGGGCGGACAACCGGCCTCTGGCTGACCTTCTGCGGTATGCGGTGCGGCTGGCGGTCACGCCGCTACCGGCCGCCCGGCACGCGGCGATCGAGGCGCTGTGCGAGGACCTGCGGCGCGCCGATTGGGAATTACCTGAAGACGCCCGAAGCATGGTCTTCCACGCCCTCGGGGTGCCTGGTAGCCGCCCGCCGGACTTCGCGGGGACGCGTCACCTGGTCATATCGCCGTTCTGCACGCCGGGTGGACTGAACCGGTGCGCACCCAGCGGCATGCTGTCGGTGGTAAGCCGGCAGGAGGCGCTCGACCGTCTGCCCGAGGAGAGCCTGACAGGTGCCGAGGCGTTCGTGGTCAGCGCCTTGGCCGGTCTGCCCGCCGAGGAGGCGCCGCCGGGTCAGGAGGTGCTGCACGGTCTGCACGCGAAGGTGTACGTGGTGGAGAAGGGCCATCAGGCGCGGGTCCTGCTCGGCTCGGCGAACGCCACCGACGCGGCGTTCGGCGGCAACGTCGAGTTGCTGGTGGAGCTGATCGGCAGCCGGAACCGGTGGGGGACCAACGCACTCCTCGGCCCCGACGCGGGTTTCCGGGAGATCCTCGAACGGCACGAACGCCGAGACGTCACCGAGCCGGAGCCCGACACCGGTTTGCTACGCGACCTCATCCGTGACATCGCCGCATTACCCATGTCAGCCACCGTCACGACCTCAGCCGTCGGGTACGAAATCCGGCTCGACTCGCAGGAATCCGTTCCTGAGGTCACGGGTGTACGGATCACCGTGCAGTTGCACACGCGCCGTGGTGAAGCGGTGTCGCTGGTTCCGGGGCAGCCGGTGTCCGCGGTGTTCGTCGGGCTCGCGCTGGCCGATATCACCCCTTTCGTCCTGGTGGTCGCCGAAGACCGTACAGGCCGGGAACAGACCGTCGTTCTCGCCACCCTGATCGGTGACCCGGCCCATCGGCTTGACCACGTCCTCGCCCAGCAGATCGACACGCCCGAGAAGTTCCTGCGGTTCCTGTTGTTGATGCTCGGCCTCGGCACCGAGGCTGCCGCCGCCGTGAGCGGCGACGCTGGCGGGCAGGGCGTCTGGCGTACCGGCGGCACCGGCATCCTCGAACTGCTACTCAATGCTCTCGTGGACCGCCCGGAGCAGCTCGACGACCTGGCCCGGTTGGTCGCCCGTATCGAAGCCGACGGCGACAGCAGGCGGCTGCTGCCGCCCGGATTCACCGAGCTGTGGCGGGTCATCGACCAGGCGCGGGACGCGAGGGCAGAGGCGGTGGGCCGGTGA
- a CDS encoding C-terminal helicase domain-containing protein: protein MKRYDAGPVMAGLKDFQRATVAHVVDRYFGADPTRRFLVADETGLGKSVVARGVIAETLQRLQDDDSVERVDVIYVCSNQDVARQNIDRLRVTADKIVTLSSRLTLLAKYAHRLNAATATTGKPINLIAFTPGTSFDQGWRTGAVEERALIFLLLEQAHSWGGWRTGAALRALQATVATPERFEEQCDRLWEQLEGEIDPTIAEGFLRRARHGGLLDEFDALLDGIGRRPALPDALREKARTLTGALRTALATAGVEVLDPDLVILDEFQRFRELLDPDGGDSAELARHLFDHRAARVLLLSATPYKPFTFAEEAGAGEDHYRDFRQVLRFLTDDECWHADVTKTFEAYRDALVRGEPCGDLRDRLRALLLRVMCRTERPALGQDGMLSEHLDLADDLDPRDVRGYVAMRRVADAVDARMSVEYWKSAPYFLNFLDGYQLGDKVRKALDGKPDPDVTALLATAQLLDADTINRREPVDLGNGRLRRLAADTVDRGWWRLLWLPPSLLYHTLDEPFATAAAEGITKRLLFSSWNATPTAVAGLLSYEAERRLGGHGEGHRHLDYRTENSRPAAMSVLALFWPHPALAALCDPLALARQRPDETAPLAVFEREVRERLLAHASTDTAVAEASPAEPWELVFRWPGADPGPDDAAAALGTSADEQTTATGLDRHVERARELASNARYPTADHLHGLLGSVAEIGMHGPGNIVWRALSRLIHPDDAVTSAGHWRAAAVLANGLRSLFNRPESAQLLDSLSMGPVYWQAVLRYCAAGDLQAVLDEHLHTLRSGAADICLDDEEVCRLADEARQAIASRPSTYEAFDPRHPDERIKLPGRFALRYGGRGEEQSQADRKAVVRRAFNSPFWPFVVATTSAGQEGIDFHQWCSAVVHWNTPANPVDFEQREGRVHRFGGHAVRRNIAAAHRAAALRSPEPDVWKALYDAARAESGELGDFAPYWVFPGRAKIERHVLPYPLSRDQAKLDRLKSDLAMYRLAFGQPRQEDLLNLLRRHTTDRTNTTEILNLRPAPERLPQ from the coding sequence GTGAAGCGGTACGACGCGGGGCCGGTCATGGCCGGCCTGAAGGACTTCCAGCGTGCCACCGTCGCGCATGTCGTCGACCGGTACTTCGGTGCCGACCCGACCCGCCGGTTCCTGGTCGCCGACGAGACCGGGCTCGGTAAGAGCGTCGTGGCCAGGGGTGTCATCGCCGAGACCCTGCAGCGGCTGCAGGACGACGACAGCGTGGAACGGGTCGACGTCATCTACGTCTGCTCCAACCAGGACGTCGCCCGGCAGAACATCGACCGGCTGCGGGTCACCGCCGACAAGATCGTCACCCTGTCCAGCCGGCTCACCCTGCTCGCCAAGTACGCACATCGGCTCAACGCCGCGACCGCCACCACCGGCAAGCCGATCAATCTGATCGCTTTCACCCCGGGCACCTCCTTCGACCAGGGCTGGCGGACCGGTGCCGTGGAGGAGCGGGCGCTGATCTTCCTGCTCCTCGAACAGGCCCACTCGTGGGGCGGCTGGCGAACCGGAGCCGCGCTACGCGCGTTGCAGGCGACCGTCGCCACCCCTGAACGCTTCGAGGAGCAGTGCGACAGGCTCTGGGAGCAGCTCGAAGGAGAGATCGACCCGACGATCGCCGAGGGGTTCCTGCGTCGTGCCCGCCACGGCGGCCTGCTCGACGAGTTCGACGCGCTACTCGACGGCATCGGTCGACGCCCCGCCCTGCCCGACGCGCTGCGGGAGAAGGCCCGCACACTCACCGGTGCTTTGCGAACGGCGCTGGCCACCGCCGGGGTCGAGGTCCTCGACCCGGACCTGGTCATCCTCGACGAGTTCCAGCGCTTCCGGGAGCTCCTCGACCCGGACGGTGGCGATAGCGCGGAACTCGCCCGGCACCTGTTCGATCATCGAGCCGCCCGAGTGCTGCTGCTGTCGGCCACCCCGTACAAACCGTTCACCTTCGCCGAGGAGGCTGGTGCCGGCGAGGACCACTACCGCGACTTCCGGCAGGTCCTGCGCTTCCTCACCGACGACGAGTGCTGGCACGCCGACGTGACGAAGACCTTCGAGGCGTACCGGGACGCCCTGGTCCGCGGCGAACCCTGCGGCGACCTACGCGACCGGCTGCGCGCCCTGTTGTTGCGGGTCATGTGCCGCACCGAACGGCCCGCGCTGGGCCAGGACGGGATGCTGAGCGAACACCTCGACCTGGCCGACGACCTCGACCCCCGTGACGTGCGCGGCTACGTGGCGATGCGCCGGGTCGCCGACGCCGTCGACGCACGGATGTCGGTTGAGTACTGGAAGTCCGCCCCCTACTTCCTGAACTTCCTCGACGGCTACCAACTCGGCGACAAGGTCCGAAAAGCGCTCGACGGCAAACCGGACCCCGACGTCACCGCGCTGCTGGCCACCGCGCAGCTACTCGACGCCGACACGATCAACCGACGAGAACCCGTCGATCTCGGCAACGGCCGGCTACGGCGACTCGCCGCGGACACCGTCGACCGGGGCTGGTGGCGACTGCTGTGGCTGCCCCCGTCCCTGCTGTACCACACTCTCGACGAACCGTTCGCCACCGCGGCGGCCGAAGGCATCACCAAGCGGCTGTTGTTCTCCTCCTGGAACGCCACCCCCACCGCGGTGGCCGGATTACTCAGCTACGAAGCCGAACGCCGGCTCGGCGGCCACGGGGAGGGACACCGGCACCTCGACTACCGCACCGAGAACAGCCGCCCAGCGGCAATGAGCGTCCTGGCACTCTTCTGGCCCCATCCCGCTCTGGCCGCGCTGTGCGATCCGCTGGCCCTGGCCCGGCAGCGACCGGACGAGACTGCGCCGCTGGCCGTGTTCGAACGCGAGGTGCGGGAACGGTTGCTCGCGCACGCCTCCACCGATACGGCGGTCGCCGAAGCGAGCCCGGCTGAGCCGTGGGAACTGGTCTTCCGGTGGCCAGGCGCCGACCCCGGCCCGGACGACGCCGCTGCCGCCCTGGGTACCTCCGCCGACGAGCAGACAACGGCCACCGGCCTAGATCGGCACGTGGAGCGAGCTCGTGAGCTGGCCAGCAACGCCCGCTACCCGACAGCAGACCATCTCCACGGTCTGCTCGGCAGCGTCGCGGAGATCGGCATGCACGGGCCGGGCAACATCGTCTGGCGGGCCCTGTCCCGACTGATCCACCCCGACGACGCGGTCACCTCCGCAGGGCACTGGCGCGCCGCGGCGGTACTGGCCAACGGACTGCGGTCCCTGTTCAACCGGCCGGAATCCGCCCAACTGCTCGACAGCCTGTCGATGGGCCCGGTCTACTGGCAGGCGGTACTGCGCTACTGCGCCGCCGGCGATCTGCAAGCCGTCCTCGACGAGCACCTGCACACCCTGCGCAGCGGGGCCGCCGACATCTGCCTCGACGACGAGGAAGTCTGCCGGCTGGCCGACGAGGCACGGCAAGCAATCGCCAGCCGACCATCGACGTACGAAGCCTTCGACCCGCGTCATCCCGACGAGCGGATCAAACTGCCCGGCCGGTTCGCGCTGCGCTACGGCGGCCGCGGCGAAGAACAATCCCAGGCCGACCGCAAAGCAGTCGTACGTCGGGCCTTCAACAGCCCGTTCTGGCCGTTCGTTGTCGCCACGACCAGCGCCGGCCAGGAAGGCATCGACTTCCACCAATGGTGCTCGGCCGTCGTGCACTGGAACACCCCCGCCAACCCCGTCGACTTCGAACAACGCGAGGGCCGAGTGCACCGCTTCGGCGGACACGCCGTACGCCGCAACATCGCCGCCGCACACCGCGCCGCTGCCCTGCGCTCCCCCGAGCCAGACGTGTGGAAGGCCCTGTACGACGCGGCACGAGCAGAATCCGGAGAGCTCGGCGACTTCGCCCCGTACTGGGTGTTCCCCGGCCGGGCAAAGATCGAACGGCACGTCCTGCCGTACCCCCTCAGCCGCGACCAAGCGAAACTCGACCGGCTCAAATCCGACCTGGCGATGTACCGGCTGGCGTTCGGCCAACCACGGCAGGAAGACCTCCTCAACCTGCTCCGACGTCACACCACCGACAGGACCAACACGACCGAAATCCTGAACCTACGACCGGCCCCCGAAAGACTGCCTCAGTGA
- a CDS encoding caspase family protein has translation MGSRSDRVDPSQSSAVLFGVETYPNTSLEPVPAAPRNTGALRCSFADPELWGLRGNHRLVVEADPSKADMLDAVANAARIPDDDGILLIYFVGHALYGGGTLYLAGSDANLSQTSTLLTIPELTEAAASSAAARKLLILDCCYSGAAAGSLKAETQAANEAAGWLLIAATDVVPAQNARLDEEFTPFTAALLASFEGSPGVGRSLSPRTVLAHAATLLEGSREPTTRPGRTTRGCGTAGTDHRPSPETSWPTGHPPVRSADTEGCPGCWPGRSGMPGSSGGSANSNSGPSESSRVAC, from the coding sequence ATGGGCAGTAGGTCGGATCGGGTAGATCCCTCGCAGTCGTCGGCGGTGCTGTTCGGCGTCGAGACCTATCCGAACACGTCGCTGGAGCCGGTGCCGGCCGCGCCACGGAACACCGGTGCCCTGCGCTGCTCGTTCGCCGACCCGGAACTGTGGGGGCTACGCGGCAACCACCGGCTCGTCGTCGAGGCTGACCCGTCCAAGGCCGACATGCTCGACGCGGTCGCCAACGCGGCCCGGATCCCGGATGACGACGGAATTCTGCTCATCTATTTCGTCGGTCACGCCCTCTACGGCGGTGGCACGCTCTATCTGGCCGGTTCAGACGCCAACCTGAGCCAGACGAGCACACTGTTGACCATTCCCGAGCTGACCGAAGCCGCCGCGTCATCGGCGGCTGCTCGGAAACTGCTCATCCTCGACTGCTGCTATTCCGGGGCCGCCGCCGGCAGTCTCAAAGCCGAGACTCAGGCGGCGAATGAGGCGGCCGGCTGGCTGCTGATCGCGGCCACCGACGTGGTGCCGGCCCAGAACGCGCGGTTGGACGAGGAGTTCACCCCGTTCACCGCCGCGCTCCTCGCCAGCTTCGAAGGCTCGCCCGGGGTGGGGCGGAGCCTGTCGCCGAGGACGGTGCTGGCGCACGCCGCGACCTTGCTCGAGGGGAGCCGAGAACCAACCACGCGGCCTGGGAGGACGACCCGTGGCTGCGGAACCGCCGGTACCGACCACCGCCCGTCACCAGAAACCTCCTGGCCAACAGGCCACCCGCCAGTCCGTTCAGCGGACACCGAGGGCTGCCCGGGCTGCTGGCCTGGCCGGAGCGGGATGCCCGGTTCGTCGGGCGGAAGCGCGAACTCCAACTCGGGGCCAAGCGAGTCGTCGCGGGTGGCGTGCTGA